The Pocillopora verrucosa isolate sample1 chromosome 14, ASM3666991v2, whole genome shotgun sequence genome has a segment encoding these proteins:
- the LOC131779618 gene encoding transcription factor sox-3-like, whose product MEFTLPVHDDRHIKRPLNSFMVWAKERRREMNRDNPKMRNAEISKILGEEWRQLSDEVKKPFVEEAIRLRRQHKIDHPNYRYRPRRKNRLEANGEIVQREGYRQPLALYPSAGATSSGFLTHSLHQDYKSAMFPPRFAHHDKPSFPSEHASKPGNNSAGYIAPFPVRPSDVPSWNGYLSPATSPYYFDPPRFTMSYESPVRAIHPGRISPVKDKLPSPNNPGMTGNHSTTWPYFALKAELQYV is encoded by the coding sequence ATGGAATTCACTTTGCCAGTACATGACGATCGTCACATTAAGAGGCCGTTGAACTCCTTTATGGTATGGGCCAAGGAACGAAGACGAGAGATGAACAGAGATAACCCAAAAATGCGCAACGCTGAGATTAGCAAAATCCTTGGAGAGGAGTGGAGGCAGTTGTCGGACGAAGTGAAGAAGCCTTTCGTTGAAGAAGCCATACGCCTCAGGCGCCAGCACAAGATCGACCATCCAAATTACAGGTACAGGCCACGACGAAAGAACCGCCTGGAAGCCAACGGAGAAATTGTTCAACGTGAAGGATACCGCCAACCGTTGGCTCTCTATCCGAGCGCTGGTGCCACTTCGTCTGGATTTCTGACCCATTCCCTACATCAAGACTATAAATCAGCAATGTTTCCACCCCGGTTTGCCCATCACGACAAGCCAAGCTTCCCAAGCGAACACGCTTCAAAGCCCGGTAACAATTCAGCGGGTTACATAGCGCCATTTCCAGTACGGCCATCCGATGTCCCATCTTGGAATGGGTATTTGTCACCGGCAACATCACCTTATTACTTTGATCCACCCCGATTCACCATGTCTTATGAAAGTCCCGTGCGAGCAATCCATCCAGGAAGGATATCACCTGTTAAAGATAAGCTGCCAAGCCCGAACAACCCGGGCATGACAGGAAATCATTCCACTACCTGGCCGTACTTTGCCCTCAAGGCAGAACTGCAATACGTCtaa